The following are encoded in a window of Sphingomonas panacis genomic DNA:
- a CDS encoding DUF7221 family queuine tRNA-ribosyltransferase-like protein has translation MPLETIIGLPHLNNGPILQRARALQQTALISANGLSRWSSSRGWREWAGWRLSQLSNAHGLAGLCLDSAGFVAASRYGGFPWTIADYVALAAAYPFRWWASADYCVEPEIARHRDEVIDRLSRTIRANRDCRMFADDYGIADTLMPVIQGRRPDDYERCVEALWHSIRPGSPIGVGSMCRREIHGPEGLIAVIDHLDQILPSGIRLHALCIVASVLRYFSTHWACGAVRNLFSNCTTRNRRRRNYCRRDDRSAASFSSAIWARWSSLKFSVASRRLSSCCCLTVDLSSLISLRRSEIVSARSAGTPEFAATAISSRMSRCVV, from the coding sequence ATGCCGCTCGAGACCATCATCGGTCTGCCTCATCTGAACAATGGCCCGATTCTGCAGCGCGCCCGCGCTCTTCAGCAGACCGCGCTCATCTCCGCGAACGGGCTCTCGCGCTGGTCCAGCAGCCGAGGCTGGCGGGAATGGGCGGGATGGCGCCTCAGCCAACTGTCGAACGCGCACGGGCTAGCCGGGCTATGCCTCGACTCTGCCGGTTTCGTCGCAGCATCCCGTTATGGCGGCTTTCCCTGGACGATCGCCGATTATGTCGCGCTGGCTGCGGCCTATCCCTTCCGCTGGTGGGCCAGTGCCGACTATTGTGTCGAGCCCGAAATCGCCCGCCACCGGGATGAAGTCATCGACCGTCTTTCACGGACGATCCGTGCCAACCGCGACTGCCGAATGTTCGCCGACGATTACGGCATCGCCGACACGTTGATGCCGGTGATCCAGGGCCGCCGCCCGGACGATTATGAGCGCTGCGTCGAAGCCTTGTGGCACTCTATCCGTCCCGGTTCGCCGATCGGCGTCGGCAGCATGTGTCGACGGGAGATTCATGGTCCTGAAGGTTTGATTGCCGTGATCGACCATCTCGATCAGATCTTGCCCTCGGGCATTCGCCTGCACGCATTATGTATCGTTGCAAGTGTCCTGCGATATTTTTCAACCCATTGGGCGTGTGGTGCAGTTCGAAACTTGTTTTCGAACTGCACCACACGCAACCGCCGAAGGCGGAATTATTGCCGCCGAGATGATCGTTCAGCCGCAAGTTTTTCTTCAGCGATTTGGGCACGATGGAGCAGCCTCAAATTTTCAGTGGCAAGTCGCCGCTTGTCTTCCTGCTGCTGCCTGACCGTGGATCTCAGCTCCTTGATCTCCTTGCGTAGGTCCGAAATCGTATCGGCGAGGTCTGCCGGCACGCCGGAATTTGCCGCCACCGCAATCTCATCCAGAATGTCGCGGTGCGTCGTATAA
- a CDS encoding PRTRC system ParB family protein, which translates to MTVSQPGSATTLPLSKIIKGDNPRRYFDRKKHDDLVVSFRLRGMLQPILLRPVPEADDTYAIVAGERRYRAALEVFGLDGEVPVIIREMTDQEALEAAIDENDNRDDASETEQADAAVRHLAACHNDRAETARRLGWSRAKLDRRLALAGLSETVKSALDERRIKVGHAELLAAVPADKQDKALETILAAGLDIGKTRDLLMRVTQSLAAATFDKTECTTCPFNSATQRALFETHVDDGHCTNPGCFQLKTQAVDNARLEEEARAAAAQAEDSQSEDDDEEIDDSSDEENEPSDREARYPTDHADTTGEAVIIPRPSAPAGSVKTTARTDGPSVTVKSIAGRTTDLREATWRTALARDLADNAAHAHTAILVAALTGTLSQIKSSTLTSRAGLLVNPSFPGLSFTAKIEAILALTNAQAATAHSAIGAAYARDVQSFGHVADLARMFEIDIRHAWQVDRAFLERYTKDELKFIARECGLIAHKGEKAFAKLLGAKKADLIAGMLNAVGFNWAGRLPSAMTLDATYGPPESAVPPAVASGATDLAA; encoded by the coding sequence TTGACCGTTTCCCAACCAGGCAGCGCCACCACGCTGCCGCTCTCCAAGATCATCAAGGGCGATAACCCACGCCGTTATTTCGACCGGAAGAAGCATGACGATCTCGTTGTGTCGTTTCGCCTGCGCGGCATGCTCCAGCCCATCCTGCTTCGTCCGGTGCCAGAGGCCGACGACACCTACGCTATTGTCGCTGGGGAGCGCCGCTACAGGGCCGCCCTGGAAGTCTTTGGCCTCGATGGTGAAGTGCCGGTCATCATCCGCGAGATGACCGATCAGGAAGCGCTGGAAGCGGCGATCGACGAGAACGACAACCGCGACGACGCCTCGGAGACGGAACAGGCAGACGCGGCCGTCCGTCACCTTGCGGCCTGCCACAATGATCGCGCGGAAACCGCACGGCGCCTTGGCTGGTCGCGGGCCAAGCTCGATCGCCGTCTGGCGCTCGCCGGGCTTTCAGAGACCGTCAAATCCGCTCTCGACGAGCGGCGGATCAAGGTCGGCCATGCGGAGCTGCTCGCCGCCGTTCCTGCAGACAAGCAGGATAAGGCACTCGAGACGATCCTCGCCGCCGGTCTCGACATCGGAAAGACGCGGGATCTGCTCATGCGCGTCACGCAGAGTCTCGCCGCCGCCACCTTCGACAAGACGGAATGCACGACCTGCCCGTTCAACTCTGCGACGCAGCGCGCCCTGTTCGAGACCCATGTGGACGATGGCCACTGCACCAATCCCGGATGCTTCCAGCTCAAAACCCAGGCCGTCGACAACGCGCGTCTCGAAGAAGAGGCACGCGCCGCGGCCGCGCAGGCCGAAGACTCGCAATCCGAGGACGACGACGAGGAAATCGACGATTCCAGCGACGAGGAGAACGAGCCGTCCGACCGCGAGGCACGATACCCAACCGACCACGCCGATACCACCGGTGAAGCCGTCATCATCCCCAGGCCATCGGCCCCCGCCGGCAGCGTGAAGACGACTGCCCGCACAGATGGCCCGTCCGTCACCGTCAAATCGATTGCCGGACGGACCACCGACCTTCGCGAGGCGACATGGCGCACCGCTCTGGCCCGCGATCTCGCCGACAACGCGGCGCACGCCCACACCGCCATCCTGGTGGCTGCACTGACCGGCACGCTCTCCCAGATCAAATCGAGCACGCTGACGTCCCGCGCCGGTCTCCTGGTCAATCCATCCTTCCCGGGCCTGAGCTTCACCGCGAAGATCGAGGCAATCCTCGCGCTGACCAATGCACAGGCCGCCACCGCGCACTCTGCGATCGGGGCAGCTTATGCGCGCGACGTCCAGTCCTTCGGCCATGTCGCCGATCTCGCCCGCATGTTCGAAATCGATATCCGCCACGCCTGGCAGGTCGATCGCGCGTTTCTCGAGCGATACACCAAGGACGAGCTTAAATTCATCGCTCGGGAATGCGGCCTCATCGCGCACAAAGGCGAAAAGGCGTTCGCCAAGCTTCTCGGTGCCAAGAAAGCCGACCTCATAGCGGGCATGCTCAACGCCGTCGGCTTCAATTGGGCCGGCCGCCTGCCAAGCGCCATGACGCTCGACGCAACATACGGACCGCCCGAGAGCGCCGTCCCTCCGGCCGTCGCCTCCGGCGCCACCGACCTCGCCGCCTGA
- a CDS encoding PRTRC system protein A, producing the protein MTATLADDPTAAAILAAAPCYPVPPSGGSPAIDAVRASRTGHCLAVGRDGVSLIVRRPWLELDVPVTPPIPAYLPYGSIGERRANLRCGLIPKEIFDRVLDHFCAALPNEAAAFVIWDEDDRDFSLHFPQIDEATPSRLIYRNPVLPLRRHLVCDIHSHGHGAAFFSATDDRDDAHTTKIALVVGRLGDPDGPVIASRLCAGGMFLAVPRNPFSGDDYAA; encoded by the coding sequence ATGACCGCCACGCTCGCCGACGACCCGACCGCAGCTGCGATCCTCGCGGCCGCGCCCTGTTACCCGGTACCGCCGAGCGGCGGGTCTCCTGCCATCGACGCGGTGCGCGCCTCCCGCACCGGCCATTGCCTCGCTGTCGGACGCGATGGCGTCAGTCTCATCGTACGCCGTCCCTGGCTCGAGCTCGACGTTCCCGTCACACCGCCCATCCCGGCATATCTACCCTATGGCAGCATCGGCGAGCGCCGCGCCAATCTGCGCTGCGGTCTCATACCAAAAGAGATATTCGATCGCGTCCTCGACCACTTCTGCGCGGCTCTTCCGAACGAAGCGGCCGCCTTCGTCATCTGGGATGAGGATGATCGCGACTTCTCGCTGCATTTCCCTCAGATCGACGAGGCAACCCCGTCGCGCCTGATCTACCGCAACCCCGTCCTTCCACTGCGGCGGCATCTCGTCTGCGACATTCACAGTCACGGTCATGGTGCGGCATTTTTCAGCGCTACGGACGATCGCGACGACGCTCACACCACGAAGATCGCGCTCGTGGTCGGGCGGCTCGGCGACCCGGACGGCCCTGTCATTGCCTCCCGCCTATGCGCGGGTGGCATGTTCCTGGCCGTCCCGCGCAATCCCTTCTCAGGAGACGATTATGCAGCCTGA
- a CDS encoding PRTRC system ThiF family protein, which yields MQPDPPDRHYLPAGFDNRTIRIVLVGCGGNGAQMLMGLASLNTALRAISSRSLHVTIVDDDVVSEANLGRQPFYRCDLGSSKAHTLTERINLAHGLAWKAIHGRAPGAVDISKADILISCVDTASARRALGAAMTTKSTAPTYWMDLGNRASDGQFIIGCPGDQHGRDRRRLPTVLEYLPEIADETLPDDDSPSCSVAEALERQSLFVNRVLASHALALLFDLIGRGSIGHAGAFMNLASGQCVPIPLPATDDVTDIRRTAIDPDEHVAEPVMEAQR from the coding sequence ATGCAGCCTGATCCACCCGATCGCCACTATCTCCCCGCCGGCTTCGACAATCGCACGATCAGGATCGTCCTCGTCGGCTGCGGCGGCAACGGCGCGCAGATGCTGATGGGCCTTGCGTCGCTCAACACGGCCCTGCGCGCCATTTCCTCCCGATCGCTCCATGTCACCATTGTCGATGATGACGTCGTCAGCGAGGCCAATCTCGGCCGACAGCCATTCTATCGGTGCGACCTCGGCAGCTCGAAGGCCCATACGCTAACCGAGCGGATCAACCTTGCGCATGGTCTCGCCTGGAAGGCCATCCACGGCCGCGCGCCAGGCGCGGTCGATATTTCGAAAGCCGATATCCTCATCAGCTGCGTCGACACAGCGTCCGCGCGACGCGCGCTTGGCGCTGCAATGACGACCAAATCCACGGCACCGACCTATTGGATGGACCTCGGCAACCGCGCCAGCGACGGCCAGTTCATCATCGGCTGCCCGGGCGACCAGCACGGGCGAGACCGCCGACGCCTTCCGACCGTGCTCGAATATCTCCCCGAGATCGCCGATGAGACCCTGCCGGACGACGATAGCCCATCCTGCTCGGTCGCCGAGGCGCTCGAACGGCAATCCCTGTTCGTGAACCGTGTCCTGGCCAGTCACGCGCTCGCCCTGCTTTTCGATCTGATCGGCCGCGGCTCGATCGGCCACGCTGGCGCATTCATGAACCTCGCCAGCGGACAATGCGTCCCCATTCCGCTGCCAGCGACCGATGACGTAACCGACATTCGCCGCACCGCCATCGATCCGGACGAGCACGTCGCGGAGCCCGTAATGGAAGCACAGCGATGA
- a CDS encoding PRTRC system protein B has product MSDHSAHFEATAAGMVLTSAILLYQNDSPRNPSHHATPRPDAHAFASLHPIEHNEAGPTIAAGTPLTRAHLRQWSQALGRAAPPDILPHNVLVAHADMLAWWTPEQVRPAYFNLSAPPVGLGPLRQRTIVPVPFPAHLFIATRRTLSVYALAQNQRPTAETRLLHSPILNVYIDGSLCWGNIPRPGTLAVSAIPEFERAVFDSWSTHPNPGQERTITGKGGLVKLWDDLAARGATRFPVRRLKPFAGKSRQANSPKAASGAKPMTFGQLVAGGSR; this is encoded by the coding sequence ATGTCCGACCATAGCGCTCATTTCGAAGCAACCGCCGCCGGCATGGTGCTGACCAGCGCCATCCTGCTCTACCAGAACGACTCCCCACGAAATCCCAGCCACCATGCGACGCCGCGACCCGACGCGCACGCCTTTGCCAGTCTCCATCCCATCGAGCATAACGAAGCCGGCCCGACCATCGCCGCCGGCACACCGCTGACACGCGCCCACCTGCGACAATGGTCCCAGGCCCTCGGCAGGGCAGCGCCGCCAGACATTCTGCCGCACAATGTGCTGGTAGCTCACGCCGACATGCTTGCCTGGTGGACGCCAGAGCAGGTCCGCCCTGCCTATTTCAATCTGTCGGCCCCACCCGTCGGGCTCGGCCCCTTGCGCCAGCGGACCATCGTTCCCGTCCCCTTTCCCGCACATCTCTTCATCGCCACGCGCCGTACACTCAGCGTCTACGCGCTTGCGCAAAACCAGCGCCCCACCGCCGAGACCCGATTGCTTCACTCGCCCATCCTCAACGTCTACATCGACGGATCGCTCTGCTGGGGCAACATCCCCAGGCCCGGGACACTCGCCGTATCGGCGATCCCGGAATTCGAGCGCGCGGTATTTGATAGCTGGTCGACACATCCAAATCCCGGGCAGGAGCGGACCATCACGGGCAAGGGCGGCCTGGTGAAACTCTGGGACGACCTCGCCGCCCGCGGGGCGACGCGTTTCCCGGTGCGGCGCCTCAAGCCCTTCGCCGGCAAGAGCCGGCAGGCCAATTCTCCCAAAGCTGCGTCTGGCGCTAAGCCGATGACGTTCGGGCAGCTCGTTGCGGGAGGCTCAAGATGA
- a CDS encoding PRTRC system protein E yields MLIASLLPLLERYSLGFDLVAGPDGTVTLTVIPRNAEGKTHSLETGETRPISITATASEIDAELARGADGALGQLITTRKTLADQIAQQREATEAARAASAEAAKAKAASAPNRSSSAGSAPASPAPSAPPAEATSDEPASLW; encoded by the coding sequence ATGCTTATCGCAAGCCTGCTCCCGCTCCTCGAGCGCTACTCCCTCGGCTTCGACCTTGTCGCCGGCCCCGACGGAACCGTCACCCTGACCGTCATTCCGCGCAATGCCGAAGGCAAGACCCACAGCCTCGAAACCGGCGAGACGCGGCCGATCTCGATCACCGCGACCGCCTCGGAGATCGATGCCGAACTCGCCAGGGGGGCAGACGGCGCACTTGGCCAGCTGATCACGACGCGAAAGACGCTTGCCGACCAGATCGCCCAACAGCGTGAGGCCACCGAGGCGGCGCGCGCCGCGTCTGCCGAAGCCGCCAAGGCAAAGGCCGCCTCTGCGCCGAACAGATCGTCCAGCGCCGGAAGCGCACCTGCGTCTCCTGCTCCGAGCGCGCCCCCCGCAGAGGCCACATCCGATGAGCCCGCCAGCCTGTGGTGA
- a CDS encoding thermonuclease family protein produces MRAILILAIALATISASTSFAQHPRVDAKARALDGDTLAVDFRLLGVDAFERRQLCERSSGCWACGKAAQDLAANALRAATATIQLMPSSTYGRPVAVVTVDGQDLGERLIRAGLAIPETGYLRNDPARAARYTAAFAKATAGRAGALAGRWIEPSQWRRGARLQCER; encoded by the coding sequence ATGCGAGCGATCCTCATTCTGGCCATCGCTCTTGCGACGATCAGCGCATCCACAAGCTTTGCGCAGCATCCGAGAGTTGACGCGAAGGCTCGCGCCCTCGACGGCGACACACTTGCTGTCGACTTCAGACTGCTCGGTGTCGACGCGTTCGAACGCAGACAACTTTGCGAGCGCTCGAGCGGCTGCTGGGCCTGCGGAAAAGCGGCCCAGGATCTGGCGGCCAACGCCTTGCGCGCGGCAACAGCCACCATCCAGCTGATGCCGAGCAGCACCTATGGACGTCCCGTCGCCGTGGTGACGGTCGATGGTCAGGATCTTGGCGAGCGGCTGATCCGGGCTGGACTGGCGATCCCCGAGACCGGATATCTTCGCAACGATCCCGCTCGAGCGGCCCGTTACACCGCTGCGTTCGCAAAAGCGACGGCCGGAAGGGCAGGGGCCCTTGCCGGCCGCTGGATCGAACCATCGCAATGGCGACGCGGCGCGCGATTGCAATGCGAGCGCTGA
- a CDS encoding PRTRC system protein C: MQINHLARTCRYDGIDLPIPPHLANDAQGLRAYHATLYPAILNAELVDAGVTGGVHVTEYRRAVGTKG, encoded by the coding sequence ATGCAGATCAACCATCTCGCCCGCACCTGTCGTTATGACGGCATCGATCTCCCGATCCCGCCGCATCTCGCGAACGATGCCCAAGGCCTGCGCGCCTATCACGCTACCCTCTATCCGGCGATCCTCAACGCCGAACTCGTCGACGCCGGTGTGACCGGCGGCGTGCATGTCACTGAATATCGCCGCGCCGTCGGCACGAAGGGCTGA
- a CDS encoding DUF6927 domain-containing protein: MGWLTMSRRSMGGHATAKAYLDDQLTYSRPVEGGTEGLKVLASSCPQNRTYYAAVQVLKNGVGSEVFAVVCKVLWNPRSKNGEQFGYKDMTENMGPCEDNCPRAILDLLTPTEHEHALDWRKRCAENLKRRARKLENGDRIKLGAAITFTDGHVGDEFVVEKRGRRLSFRAPDGYSRYRITRVMDMPWEIVPTTKVHKTIFA, from the coding sequence ATGGGCTGGCTCACAATGTCTCGGCGCTCCATGGGCGGTCATGCAACGGCCAAAGCCTATCTCGATGATCAGCTGACCTATAGCCGTCCGGTCGAGGGCGGCACCGAAGGCCTCAAGGTGCTGGCCTCCTCCTGTCCACAGAACCGCACCTATTACGCCGCCGTTCAAGTCCTGAAAAACGGTGTCGGCAGCGAGGTATTCGCCGTCGTCTGCAAAGTCCTGTGGAACCCGCGCAGCAAGAACGGCGAGCAGTTCGGTTACAAGGACATGACCGAAAATATGGGCCCCTGCGAGGATAATTGTCCTCGGGCGATTCTCGATCTCCTGACACCAACCGAACATGAGCATGCCCTGGACTGGCGCAAGCGCTGCGCGGAAAATCTCAAACGTCGCGCGCGAAAGCTCGAAAATGGCGATCGTATCAAGCTTGGTGCGGCCATCACCTTCACCGACGGCCATGTCGGCGACGAGTTCGTCGTTGAGAAGCGCGGCCGAAGACTGAGCTTTCGCGCTCCCGACGGCTATTCACGCTATCGCATCACCCGCGTCATGGACATGCCATGGGAGATCGTCCCTACGACAAAGGTCCACAAGACGATCTTTGCCTGA
- a CDS encoding ArdC family protein — MPAKPGSSRDVAAEITNLIIRKLEEGVPPWSRPWRSEGGGGRPLRHCGTPYTGINTFYLWAIADAQAYRSRYWMTYRQAEALGGHVRRGELGSLSVYYSSFKKTESNPVTGAEKERSIRFLRHYIVFNADQVDGLPAYYYGSMQEPAPLDPSVHQDAIDRFFSAIPADVRHGGDRAYFSPTFDYIQMPHPRTFRTMDHYASVRGHESTHWSGSASRLARTFGKRFGDNAYSFEELVAEIGSGLICAHLGLPNELHDSHASYVGHWLGILKGDKTAIIHAAAKAEQAFNYLSSFSNGDDAQEPEADTAAGAVPVAETA; from the coding sequence ATGCCCGCCAAACCGGGGTCGAGCCGCGATGTCGCGGCCGAGATCACCAATCTCATCATCCGCAAACTCGAAGAAGGCGTTCCTCCGTGGAGCCGCCCGTGGCGCTCGGAGGGGGGCGGTGGCCGACCGCTGCGCCATTGCGGTACGCCGTACACCGGCATCAACACTTTCTACCTTTGGGCGATCGCCGACGCGCAGGCTTACCGCTCGCGCTATTGGATGACATATCGCCAGGCCGAGGCACTTGGAGGCCATGTCCGCCGCGGCGAACTGGGCTCGCTGTCCGTCTATTATTCGAGCTTCAAGAAAACGGAATCGAACCCGGTCACCGGCGCTGAAAAGGAGCGGAGCATCCGCTTCCTGCGCCACTACATCGTGTTCAACGCCGACCAGGTCGATGGCCTCCCCGCGTATTATTACGGGTCGATGCAGGAGCCTGCGCCGCTCGACCCGTCGGTCCATCAGGACGCGATCGATCGCTTCTTCTCGGCCATTCCAGCAGACGTCCGCCACGGTGGTGACCGCGCCTATTTCAGCCCGACCTTCGACTATATCCAGATGCCGCATCCCCGCACGTTCCGGACCATGGACCATTACGCATCGGTCCGGGGCCATGAGAGCACGCATTGGTCAGGCAGCGCGAGTCGACTTGCCCGAACTTTCGGCAAACGGTTCGGCGACAACGCCTATAGCTTTGAAGAACTGGTCGCCGAAATCGGTAGCGGTCTCATCTGCGCGCATCTCGGCCTTCCAAATGAGCTGCACGACAGCCACGCGAGCTATGTCGGACATTGGTTGGGCATATTGAAGGGCGACAAGACAGCGATCATTCATGCCGCTGCCAAGGCCGAACAGGCCTTCAACTATCTATCGTCGTTCAGCAACGGGGATGACGCCCAGGAACCAGAAGCCGACACCGCGGCCGGTGCCGTACCCGTTGCGGAAACCGCCTGA
- a CDS encoding tyrosine-type recombinase/integrase translates to MADLLFTTDAFEAQGRQVPGIPMLLDHEMRLIEPACSWLLHISLIRGRTRSRQTWRTYGEALYDWWQTLEANGWSWDSVRFHEVAAYRDRMLTSRSEHTGRPFARATINGRLRTIAQFYRWSVDHGLIDSAPFSSEDVSVARWRPAPALVHIDARGGIQSANALLLREHSTLPKPMPPADIRRILQGRTARDRLIIEWAALTGMRRMEIAGLERSSISGSQTRDAGGSQIVPVRLTTTKGDRSRLVYPPLRLVDRTLAYVREERAVIVRRARERDPDYQEPEQVFITLRGTKMSPRRIGAMFSDAAHKAEVDATFHSLRHTFAGVMLRTLQRQAIDHPEMNPLLALQTILGHADLATTAIYLRMVAIDLEAVELALDDLFDLTQPV, encoded by the coding sequence GTGGCCGACCTGTTGTTCACCACAGATGCCTTCGAGGCCCAAGGTCGGCAAGTGCCGGGCATTCCCATGTTGCTGGATCACGAGATGCGGCTGATCGAGCCAGCTTGCTCCTGGCTTCTGCATATTTCGCTTATCCGAGGTCGGACGCGCAGCCGGCAGACTTGGCGGACCTATGGCGAAGCTCTCTATGATTGGTGGCAGACATTGGAGGCCAATGGATGGTCGTGGGATTCAGTCCGGTTCCACGAGGTCGCCGCATATCGCGATCGGATGCTAACGTCGCGCAGCGAGCACACCGGCCGTCCTTTTGCGCGTGCCACGATCAACGGGCGATTGAGGACTATTGCACAGTTCTACCGGTGGTCCGTCGACCACGGACTGATTGATTCCGCTCCATTTAGTTCGGAAGATGTTTCTGTCGCGAGATGGCGACCTGCGCCTGCCTTGGTACATATCGACGCGCGCGGCGGGATTCAGTCGGCCAACGCTCTGCTCCTGCGCGAGCACTCGACACTACCGAAGCCTATGCCCCCCGCTGATATACGGCGTATCCTTCAGGGCAGAACAGCGCGCGACCGACTGATCATCGAGTGGGCGGCGCTCACTGGCATGCGGCGCATGGAGATAGCAGGCCTCGAGCGTTCGTCCATTTCTGGATCGCAGACTAGGGACGCAGGCGGCTCGCAGATTGTCCCGGTACGTCTCACCACCACGAAGGGCGACCGAAGTCGCCTCGTATATCCACCATTGCGCCTGGTCGATCGTACGCTTGCCTATGTTCGGGAAGAGCGCGCCGTGATCGTCCGCCGCGCCCGCGAGCGCGATCCGGATTATCAAGAACCCGAGCAGGTATTCATAACTCTGCGGGGCACAAAGATGTCGCCGCGCAGGATTGGCGCAATGTTCTCCGATGCGGCGCACAAAGCCGAGGTCGACGCGACCTTCCATTCACTTCGCCATACCTTTGCCGGTGTCATGCTCCGCACGCTCCAGCGGCAAGCCATCGACCATCCGGAGATGAACCCGCTGTTGGCATTGCAGACGATTCTCGGGCACGCCGATTTAGCGACGACAGCGATATATTTGCGGATGGTAGCAATCGACCTTGAGGCCGTTGAACTCGCCTTAGACGACCTGTTTGATCTCACTCAGCCCGTGTAA